A section of the Streptococcus oriscaviae genome encodes:
- the nrdF gene encoding class 1b ribonucleoside-diphosphate reductase subunit beta encodes METYYKAINWNAIEDVIDKSTWEKLTEQFWLDTRIPLSNDLDDWRKLTAEEKDLVGKVFGGLTLLDTLQSETGVQALRNDVRTPHEEAVYNNIQFMESVHAKSYSSIFSTLNTKSEIEEIFDWTNSNEYLQKKAKIINEIYETGTPLEKKVASVFLETFLFYSGFFTPLYYLGNNKLANVAEIIKLIIRDESVHGTYIGYKFQLGFNELPEEEQDKLRDWMYDLLYQLYENEEGYTESLYDGVGWTEEVKTFLRYNANKALMNLGQDPLFPDSADDVNPIVMNGISTGTSNHDFFSQVGNGYLLGEVEAMQDEDYLYGL; translated from the coding sequence ATGGAAACCTACTACAAAGCCATAAACTGGAACGCCATCGAAGATGTTATTGACAAGTCAACCTGGGAAAAGTTGACCGAGCAATTTTGGCTCGATACGCGCATTCCTTTGTCAAATGACTTGGATGACTGGCGTAAATTGACTGCTGAAGAAAAAGACCTCGTTGGCAAGGTCTTCGGTGGGCTAACTCTCCTAGATACCCTACAATCTGAAACAGGGGTTCAAGCTCTGCGCAACGATGTTCGCACACCGCACGAAGAAGCTGTATACAACAACATCCAATTCATGGAGTCTGTCCACGCTAAATCCTATTCTTCTATTTTCTCAACCTTGAATACCAAGTCTGAAATTGAGGAAATTTTCGACTGGACGAATAGCAATGAGTACTTGCAGAAGAAGGCAAAGATTATCAATGAAATCTATGAAACAGGAACACCACTTGAAAAGAAAGTGGCTAGCGTTTTCCTAGAAACCTTCCTCTTCTACTCTGGTTTCTTTACTCCACTCTACTACCTTGGAAATAACAAGCTGGCCAACGTCGCTGAAATTATCAAGCTGATTATCCGCGACGAATCTGTCCACGGTACCTACATCGGCTACAAGTTCCAGCTGGGCTTCAATGAGTTGCCGGAAGAAGAACAAGATAAACTCCGCGACTGGATGTACGACCTCCTCTATCAACTCTATGAAAACGAAGAGGGCTATACGGAGTCTCTCTATGACGGAGTTGGTTGGACAGAGGAAGTGAAAACCTTCCTACGCTACAATGCCAACAAAGCCCTGATGAACCTCGGACAAGACCCACTCTTTCCAGACTCAGCAGACGATGTTAACCCTATCGTTATGAACGGTATCTCAACTGGCACATCTAACCATGACTTCTTCTCACAAGTCGGCAATGGTTACCTGCTTGGCGAAGTGGAAGCCATGCAAGATGAAGATTACTTGTACGGATTATAA
- a CDS encoding CPBP family intramembrane glutamic endopeptidase: MKYLKNGGLLLLYFLAFQIALGFLLSPIAVTSISVTEGFPVELLEQAALISSIIGFVLLIGLTILLWKVLFPRKKVQFGLADSWLTKISLPLLTYVAFFIFQLLVPISESNNQQTVVALIKDFPFHAFLAVVIFAPILEELLFRGFLATYFFPRMANRKTVYFYITTSGTLFSAVHGPSTLPQFLIYFALGAILAWLYVSRRDIRYPMALHAVNNLIAYLLVIFLS, encoded by the coding sequence ATGAAGTATTTAAAAAATGGTGGCTTGTTGCTCCTATATTTTCTGGCGTTTCAAATTGCTCTGGGCTTTTTGCTGAGTCCAATTGCGGTTACAAGCATTTCAGTAACAGAAGGGTTCCCTGTTGAACTTTTGGAGCAGGCCGCCTTAATATCCTCTATCATTGGGTTTGTTTTGTTGATTGGATTGACCATTCTTCTTTGGAAAGTGCTTTTTCCTCGCAAAAAAGTTCAGTTTGGGCTGGCAGATAGCTGGTTGACGAAAATCAGTTTACCACTTCTAACTTATGTAGCTTTCTTTATTTTTCAGCTGTTGGTTCCTATATCTGAAAGTAATAACCAACAGACGGTCGTTGCTCTTATCAAGGACTTTCCTTTCCATGCCTTTTTAGCAGTGGTTATCTTTGCACCTATACTGGAAGAACTTTTGTTTCGCGGATTTTTAGCGACCTATTTCTTCCCGCGGATGGCTAATAGAAAAACAGTCTATTTCTATATTACAACTTCAGGCACACTCTTCAGTGCGGTTCATGGCCCATCTACCTTGCCGCAGTTCTTGATTTATTTTGCTCTAGGAGCTATTCTGGCCTGGCTCTATGTTAGCAGAAGGGACATTCGTTATCCTATGGCCTTACATGCAGTCAATAATCTGATTGCCTACTTGTTGGTCATTTTCCTGTCCTAA
- a CDS encoding CPBP family intramembrane glutamic endopeptidase, which translates to MIQVEKQSKKKQAVIYFLQAVGILLVEQLILLPFMVGGSSLLKTLLACLVLPALTIAGIWIAKKVNLLAPKGSLRGGEAAKYLGLGFLATYLVKMIGGVLLFIQYGLEGNTLNQEVLDSLPLSPIVLFLITVFVAPVIEELVLRGYIMGKVFGEKSWLGLVVSSILFGLIHVPTDLGSWVIYGGMGLVLGIVYRMSGKLEYAIGLHFLNNLLGAIIMLLI; encoded by the coding sequence ATGATTCAGGTCGAAAAACAGAGTAAGAAGAAACAAGCCGTTATTTATTTTTTACAGGCTGTGGGGATTTTGCTGGTAGAGCAACTTATCTTATTGCCATTTATGGTCGGAGGAAGCAGTCTGCTGAAAACTCTTCTGGCTTGCCTCGTGCTACCTGCTCTTACTATTGCCGGGATTTGGATAGCTAAAAAAGTTAACTTATTGGCTCCCAAAGGCTCATTAAGAGGAGGAGAAGCAGCTAAATATCTGGGGCTAGGGTTTCTAGCCACCTATCTAGTCAAGATGATAGGAGGGGTTCTGCTATTTATTCAATATGGCTTGGAAGGGAACACGCTCAATCAGGAAGTGCTTGATTCTCTGCCCCTATCTCCAATTGTTCTTTTTCTTATAACTGTTTTTGTTGCTCCTGTTATCGAAGAGCTAGTCTTGCGTGGTTATATCATGGGGAAGGTTTTTGGAGAAAAATCCTGGCTAGGTTTGGTAGTGAGCAGTATTTTATTTGGCTTGATTCATGTTCCCACTGATCTTGGCAGTTGGGTTATCTACGGTGGTATGGGCTTGGTTTTAGGGATAGTGTATCGCATGAGCGGTAAGTTGGAATATGCTATCGGACTTCATTTTCTCAATAACCTTTTGGGTGCGATAATCATGCTTCTAATATAA
- a CDS encoding DUF3169 family protein, with product MKQGKQLSTTQRWVRFSLYMLAGAILGGLVGFFGMAHYKNGLPEFMSTESLLLVTRIGNLIAFAVAIYFGLTANRLYGAYEKSDEEEDDVVDDLYKKMYRSLEYATIFFNVAVSLTLLNIGLGIQINLSDMDSFLFFSIIDLVFFLLLFIAQPLILKLTQKIRQYKLSAFATVKEMKDFAEAMDEGEKQANYEMSFQIVFSLNQIILPGLYLALFFLSFILQEPQIVGYLIVAFLHSYINIMNIQMVRKYFK from the coding sequence ATGAAACAAGGGAAACAACTTTCGACAACGCAAAGATGGGTTAGGTTCTCTTTATACATGTTGGCCGGAGCCATTCTTGGGGGACTGGTGGGATTTTTTGGGATGGCACATTATAAAAATGGGTTGCCAGAGTTTATGAGTACAGAGAGCTTGTTGCTCGTTACTCGTATTGGTAATCTCATCGCCTTTGCGGTTGCTATCTATTTTGGACTGACAGCCAATCGCTTGTATGGAGCTTACGAAAAATCCGATGAGGAAGAGGATGATGTCGTCGATGATTTGTATAAAAAAATGTATCGTAGTTTAGAATATGCAACCATCTTTTTCAATGTCGCTGTGTCACTAACTCTGTTGAACATAGGGTTAGGGATTCAAATCAACTTATCTGATATGGACTCATTCCTATTCTTTTCGATAATTGATTTGGTCTTCTTCCTACTGCTTTTCATTGCTCAGCCGCTAATCTTGAAATTGACCCAAAAAATTCGTCAGTACAAATTATCTGCCTTTGCTACTGTTAAAGAAATGAAGGATTTTGCCGAAGCCATGGATGAAGGGGAGAAGCAGGCTAACTATGAGATGAGTTTCCAAATTGTCTTCTCCCTCAATCAAATTATTTTGCCGGGCTTGTATCTTGCTTTGTTCTTCCTGTCATTCATACTTCAGGAACCACAAATTGTTGGTTACCTTATCGTTGCCTTCCTACATAGTTACATCAACATCATGAATATTCAGATGGTGAGAAAATATTTTAAATAG
- a CDS encoding helix-turn-helix transcriptional regulator: protein MEYILKNRLKELRARDGLNQTELAKLAEVSRQTISLIERGEYTPSVVIAMRIAQIFKEQLENVFQLVEVEE, encoded by the coding sequence ATGGAATATATCTTAAAGAATCGCCTCAAAGAATTGCGAGCGCGAGATGGGCTCAATCAGACAGAGTTAGCCAAGTTGGCAGAAGTGTCTCGGCAGACCATTAGCCTGATTGAGCGGGGGGAATACACGCCCTCAGTAGTTATCGCTATGCGGATTGCGCAAATTTTTAAAGAACAGCTGGAGAATGTTTTTCAGTTGGTGGAGGTGGAAGAATGA
- the alaS gene encoding alanine--tRNA ligase: MKHLSSAQIRQMWLDFWKSKGHSVEPSANLVPVNDPTLLWINSGVATLKKYFDGSVIPDNPRITNAQKSIRTNDIENVGKTARHHTMFEMLGNFSIGDYFRDEAIEWGFELLTSPEWFAFPQEKLYMTYYPDDIDSYNRWVALGVDPSHLIPLEDNFWEIGAGPSGPDTEIFFDRGPSFDPENLGVRLLQEDIENDRYIEIWNIVLSQFNADPAVPRSEYKELPNKNIDTGAGLERLAAIFQGAKTNFETDLFLPIIREVEKISGKVYNPDGDNMSFKVIADHIRALSFAIGDGALPGNEGRGYVLRRLLRRASMHGHRLGITEPFLYKLVETVGNIMESYYPEVLEKRAFIEKIVKSEEESFARTIHTGSQFAEQLMDKLATEGKNVIDGRDIFKLYDTYGFQVELTEELAEHRGMTLDIAGFEAAMKEQQERARASVVKGGSMGMQNETLAGITEESVFVYEAERLEASLSVLVADNARVDSLSSGEALLVFEQTPFYAEMGGQVADHGSILDAAGNLVARVIDVQKAPNGQPLHTAEVVGNLAVGQTYTLEIDSNRRRGVEKNHTATHLLHAALHNVIGEHATQAGSLNEQDFLRFDFTHFEAVTAEELRRIEEEVNEQIWKAIPVVTVETDIDTAKAMGAMALFGEKYGKEVRVVSIGDYSVELCGGTHLANTAEIGIFKILKEEGIGSGTRRIVAVTSREAFLAYRDQEDALKQVAAAIKSPQIKEVPNKVASLQEQLRELQKENAALKEKAAAAAAGDVFKDVKESSGIRYIASQVQVSDAGALRTFADNWKQKDYSDVLVLVASIGDKVNVLVASKSANVHAGNLIKVLAPIVAGRGGGKPDMAMAGGSDASAIQALLNSVAENL, translated from the coding sequence ATGAAACACTTGTCAAGCGCTCAAATCCGCCAAATGTGGCTGGATTTCTGGAAATCAAAAGGTCACTCTGTTGAGCCGTCAGCAAACCTTGTACCGGTCAACGATCCGACGCTACTCTGGATTAACTCCGGTGTAGCAACCCTCAAAAAATATTTCGACGGTTCAGTTATTCCTGATAACCCACGGATTACCAACGCCCAAAAATCCATTCGGACCAATGATATTGAAAACGTCGGTAAGACTGCCCGCCACCATACCATGTTTGAAATGTTGGGTAATTTCTCTATCGGTGACTATTTCCGTGACGAAGCGATTGAGTGGGGCTTTGAACTCTTGACAAGTCCAGAGTGGTTTGCCTTTCCGCAGGAAAAGCTTTACATGACCTACTATCCAGATGACATTGATTCCTATAATCGCTGGGTGGCACTCGGTGTGGATCCAAGCCACTTGATTCCTTTAGAGGATAACTTCTGGGAAATCGGTGCAGGCCCTTCTGGCCCAGATACGGAAATCTTCTTTGACCGTGGTCCAAGTTTTGATCCTGAAAACTTAGGGGTACGTCTTTTGCAAGAAGACATTGAAAATGACCGCTACATTGAGATTTGGAACATTGTGCTTTCACAATTCAACGCTGATCCAGCTGTTCCTCGTTCCGAGTACAAGGAATTACCAAACAAAAACATTGATACGGGTGCTGGTTTGGAACGTTTGGCAGCCATCTTCCAAGGAGCTAAGACAAACTTCGAAACAGATCTTTTCTTGCCAATCATCCGTGAAGTAGAGAAAATTTCTGGCAAGGTTTACAATCCAGATGGCGACAATATGAGTTTCAAGGTCATCGCAGACCATATCCGTGCCCTTTCATTTGCTATCGGAGACGGTGCTCTTCCAGGTAACGAGGGCCGTGGCTACGTTCTCCGCCGCTTGCTCCGTCGGGCTTCTATGCACGGTCACCGCTTGGGTATCACTGAACCATTCTTATACAAACTGGTCGAAACAGTTGGCAATATTATGGAAAGCTACTACCCAGAAGTCCTTGAAAAACGGGCCTTCATCGAGAAAATTGTCAAGAGTGAGGAAGAGTCCTTTGCTCGCACCATCCACACAGGCTCACAGTTTGCAGAGCAGCTGATGGACAAATTGGCGACAGAAGGAAAAAATGTCATCGACGGTCGCGACATCTTCAAACTCTATGATACCTATGGATTCCAAGTGGAATTGACAGAGGAGTTGGCAGAGCACCGTGGCATGACCCTTGACATCGCAGGATTTGAAGCCGCCATGAAAGAACAGCAGGAGCGAGCGCGTGCTTCTGTTGTCAAGGGTGGCTCCATGGGCATGCAAAACGAAACCTTGGCAGGTATTACCGAAGAGTCTGTCTTCGTATATGAAGCAGAACGATTGGAAGCTAGCCTGTCTGTTCTGGTGGCGGACAATGCTCGCGTAGATAGTTTGTCTAGCGGAGAAGCTCTGCTTGTCTTTGAACAGACACCTTTCTATGCAGAGATGGGTGGACAGGTTGCTGACCATGGCTCTATTTTGGATGCGGCTGGCAATCTGGTTGCACGTGTCATTGATGTTCAAAAGGCGCCGAATGGTCAGCCGCTTCATACAGCAGAAGTTGTCGGAAATCTAGCGGTTGGTCAAACGTACACGCTTGAAATTGACAGCAATCGTCGTCGTGGCGTTGAAAAAAATCACACCGCAACTCACTTGCTCCACGCAGCCCTTCACAATGTTATCGGTGAGCATGCAACGCAAGCTGGTTCCTTGAATGAACAAGATTTCCTCCGCTTTGACTTCACTCACTTTGAAGCGGTTACGGCAGAAGAACTCCGTCGTATCGAAGAAGAAGTCAACGAGCAAATCTGGAAAGCTATTCCAGTTGTGACAGTAGAAACAGACATTGACACCGCAAAAGCAATGGGAGCAATGGCTCTCTTTGGCGAAAAATACGGCAAGGAAGTCCGTGTGGTATCTATTGGTGATTATTCTGTTGAGCTATGTGGTGGTACCCACCTTGCCAATACAGCTGAAATTGGAATCTTCAAGATTTTGAAAGAAGAAGGAATCGGTTCAGGAACTCGCCGTATCGTCGCTGTAACCAGCCGTGAAGCCTTCCTAGCCTACCGTGACCAAGAAGATGCCCTGAAACAAGTAGCCGCAGCCATCAAGTCACCTCAAATCAAGGAAGTACCAAATAAAGTAGCGAGCCTGCAAGAACAGTTGCGTGAACTGCAAAAAGAAAATGCAGCCCTCAAAGAGAAAGCTGCCGCAGCCGCTGCAGGAGATGTCTTTAAAGATGTCAAAGAAAGCTCAGGTATCCGCTATATCGCAAGTCAAGTACAGGTATCAGACGCAGGCGCCCTCCGTACCTTTGCTGATAACTGGAAGCAAAAAGACTACTCAGATGTGCTTGTCCTTGTAGCAAGCATTGGCGATAAGGTCAATGTCCTTGTAGCCAGCAAGTCAGCCAATGTCCATGCGGGCAACCTCATCAAAGTCCTTGCCCCAATCGTAGCAGGCCGCGGTGGCGGTAAACCAGACATGGCTATGGCAGGTGGTAGCGATGCTTCGGCTATCCAGGCCCTACTGAACAGCGTGGCTGAAAACTTATAA
- a CDS encoding LURP-one-related/scramblase family protein: MKQFRIKQKFWSLGGRFEIFDQLGSLGYQVEGSVLRWLKEYEVKDALGQPVSHIKEEWSWFLPRFTVTMKDGRRFTIQKEFTWFKDRYKIADLGLEVQGDFWDMNFSLLSDNREVARISQEWFALMSTYNVEVYEDVYADVAISLVIAIDFVKERAAVASSAASS; the protein is encoded by the coding sequence ATGAAACAATTCCGCATCAAGCAAAAATTTTGGTCGCTCGGTGGTCGCTTTGAAATTTTCGACCAACTGGGAAGTTTGGGTTATCAGGTAGAAGGTTCTGTCCTTCGCTGGTTAAAGGAGTACGAAGTCAAAGACGCCTTGGGCCAGCCTGTCAGCCACATTAAGGAGGAGTGGTCTTGGTTTTTACCTCGATTTACTGTCACCATGAAGGACGGGCGTCGTTTTACCATCCAAAAAGAGTTTACCTGGTTCAAGGATCGCTATAAGATAGCCGATTTGGGCTTGGAAGTACAGGGTGATTTTTGGGATATGAATTTCAGTCTTTTGTCTGATAACCGTGAAGTCGCCCGTATTTCTCAGGAATGGTTTGCTTTGATGTCAACTTACAATGTCGAAGTCTATGAGGATGTGTACGCCGATGTGGCCATTTCTCTAGTGATTGCCATTGATTTTGTGAAAGAAAGAGCGGCAGTAGCCTCTAGCGCCGCCTCATCTTAG
- the prsA gene encoding peptidylprolyl isomerase PrsA has product MMKTKKFLAGAVTLLAVATLAACSSTADKDIITMKGQTITVSEFYEKVKTNSAAQQVLLSMVVTEVFEAEYGDKVTEKEVNAEYDKKAKELGETFESALASAGLTSETFKQQIRTNLLVEYALKQAAEKDITDEDYKAAYEAYTPEVTAQIIKLDDEAKAKEVLAAAQAEGADFAQLAKDNSTDTATKEDGGTVKFDSTSTTVPTQVQTAIFALEPGQVGASVVNVVDMTTYQTSYYVVKLNSKTEKATDWKEYKDTLKEIIVAQRQSDSTFVTNVLSEALQNANVKVKDEAFQNLLSQYIQSDTSSSSSSSTSSSSSSDSE; this is encoded by the coding sequence ATAATGAAAACTAAAAAATTTCTTGCAGGTGCAGTGACACTTCTTGCGGTTGCTACGCTTGCGGCATGTTCAAGTACGGCTGATAAAGATATTATTACCATGAAGGGTCAGACCATCACCGTATCTGAATTCTATGAAAAAGTAAAAACCAACTCTGCTGCTCAGCAAGTTTTGCTCTCAATGGTTGTGACGGAAGTCTTTGAAGCAGAGTATGGTGATAAAGTAACAGAAAAAGAAGTGAATGCAGAATACGACAAGAAAGCAAAAGAACTCGGTGAAACCTTTGAATCTGCTCTGGCTTCTGCTGGCTTGACCAGCGAAACATTCAAACAGCAAATCCGCACCAACCTATTGGTAGAGTACGCCCTCAAACAAGCAGCTGAAAAAGACATCACAGATGAAGATTATAAGGCGGCGTATGAAGCCTACACTCCAGAGGTAACGGCGCAAATCATCAAGTTGGACGATGAAGCAAAAGCTAAAGAGGTCCTTGCTGCAGCTCAAGCAGAAGGTGCTGATTTTGCACAATTGGCAAAAGACAACTCAACTGATACTGCAACAAAAGAAGATGGCGGAACAGTTAAGTTTGACTCAACGTCTACAACGGTTCCGACCCAAGTTCAGACGGCTATTTTTGCCCTTGAACCAGGTCAAGTAGGAGCTTCTGTAGTCAACGTGGTAGACATGACGACTTACCAAACCAGCTACTATGTTGTTAAATTGAACAGCAAGACAGAAAAAGCGACTGATTGGAAAGAGTACAAAGATACCTTGAAAGAAATCATCGTAGCACAAAGACAAAGTGACAGCACCTTTGTAACCAATGTTTTGTCAGAAGCTCTGCAGAATGCGAATGTTAAGGTGAAAGACGAAGCCTTCCAAAACCTTCTCTCTCAATACATTCAGTCTGATACATCATCAAGCTCATCAAGTTCAACAAGTTCATCAAGCTCGTCTGACAGCGAGTAA
- a CDS encoding O-methyltransferase: MVESYSKNANHNMRRPVVKEEVVEFMRTRQAQNTGYLKELEEFARRENIPIIPHETVAFFRLLMQTLQPKHILEVGTAIGFSALLMAENSTEAQITTIDRNEEMIGFAKDNFAKYDSRGQIELLEGEAMDLLPELPDDHYDFVFMDSAKSKYIVFLPEVLKKVKVGGLIVLDDIFQGGDVTRDMKEVRRGQRTIYKGLHRLFDATLTHPGLTASLVSMSDGLLLLRKNEKNLRLDSDII, from the coding sequence ATGGTTGAATCTTATAGTAAAAACGCAAACCACAATATGCGCCGACCTGTTGTGAAGGAAGAAGTTGTGGAGTTTATGCGGACAAGACAGGCGCAAAATACGGGGTATCTGAAAGAACTAGAAGAGTTTGCCCGTAGGGAAAATATCCCCATCATTCCCCATGAAACAGTAGCTTTTTTCCGTCTGCTCATGCAGACCTTGCAGCCTAAGCACATTCTTGAAGTCGGTACAGCCATTGGTTTTTCTGCCTTGTTGATGGCTGAAAACAGCACGGAGGCCCAGATAACCACCATTGACCGCAATGAGGAGATGATTGGGTTTGCCAAGGATAACTTTGCCAAGTACGATAGTCGAGGGCAGATTGAGCTTTTGGAAGGAGAAGCCATGGATCTTCTGCCTGAGCTTCCTGATGACCACTACGATTTTGTTTTTATGGACTCGGCCAAATCCAAGTATATTGTCTTTTTGCCAGAAGTTCTAAAAAAAGTTAAAGTGGGAGGCTTGATTGTTCTCGATGATATTTTCCAAGGCGGAGATGTGACACGGGATATGAAGGAAGTACGCAGAGGCCAGCGAACCATCTATAAAGGATTGCATCGATTGTTTGACGCAACCCTGACCCATCCGGGTTTGACAGCCAGTCTGGTATCTATGAGTGACGGTCTTTTATTGCTACGAAAAAATGAGAAAAACCTTAGATTAGACAGCGATATAATTTAA
- a CDS encoding DUF6630 family protein, producing MITEDNLQDIFELADILSASNQEIYSHLKEVVFAADPEQILDQLERVLSAEAFDNFLDDIGESEKDNLWLILSYLLEAYGYAMVCHQKIGLDDFMTRFDRLAPVRKAGVSLKLDREGLEPAAGLAAWATVVEEKLADEGFHLLLLQNATGKNSLVFLQALAYQRVQALAEKNGFQVTAAKEIS from the coding sequence ATGATTACAGAAGATAATTTACAGGATATTTTTGAATTAGCAGACATACTCTCAGCCAGTAATCAAGAGATTTATTCCCATCTCAAGGAAGTTGTTTTTGCTGCTGATCCAGAACAAATTCTTGATCAGTTGGAGCGTGTTCTTTCAGCGGAAGCCTTTGACAATTTTCTGGATGATATCGGAGAGTCCGAAAAGGATAATCTCTGGTTGATTCTGAGCTATCTATTAGAAGCCTATGGCTATGCCATGGTTTGCCATCAGAAGATAGGATTAGATGACTTTATGACTCGTTTTGACCGGCTGGCCCCTGTTCGTAAGGCTGGAGTTTCTCTGAAATTGGATAGGGAAGGCCTTGAGCCAGCAGCAGGATTGGCTGCTTGGGCGACTGTGGTGGAAGAAAAATTAGCAGATGAAGGCTTTCATTTGCTTCTGCTTCAAAACGCAACAGGGAAAAACAGTTTGGTCTTTCTCCAAGCGCTGGCTTATCAGAGGGTTCAAGCCTTGGCTGAGAAAAATGGTTTTCAGGTGACAGCTGCCAAAGAAATTTCTTGA
- the pepF gene encoding oligoendopeptidase F yields the protein MSKQRHEIEEKYQWDLTTIFPTDEAWEAELADLQAETEKAKAFAGHLLDSAKTLLDISETQLDLMRRVEKLYVYASMKNDQDTREGLYQEFQAKAIGLYSAFQQVFAFYEPEFLKITEEQLAVFKEEEPALCQYSHQLEKLLAAKAHVLSQEVEEVLAATSEIFEAPSETFSILDNASLRFPEIADEDGKLVPLTHGNYISFMESKNREVRQEAYEAMYGTYQQFQHTYAKTLQSNVKVNNLKARLRKYDSARHAALSANFIPETVYETLVSAVNKHLPLLHRYINLRKKLLGIDELKMYDMYTPLSDTDYKFSYEDALAKAADTLTIFGDEYTAIVKEAFENRWIDVHENEGKRSGAYSGGAYDTNAFMLLNWQDTLDNLYTLIHETGHSLHSMFTRQNQPYVYGHYSIFLAEIASTTNENLLTEKLLSEVEDDKTRFAILNHYLDGFRGTVFRQTQFAEFEQAIYTADQEGQVLTADFLSQLYAELNQKYYGLSAEDNPEIQYEWARIPHFYYNFYVYQYSTGFAAASALSDKIVNGSPEDKENYLDYLKAGSSDYPLEVMKKAGVDMTKEDYLNDAFKVFEARLTELEALVEKGVHL from the coding sequence ATGTCTAAACAACGTCATGAAATTGAAGAAAAATACCAGTGGGATTTGACCACTATTTTCCCAACAGATGAGGCTTGGGAAGCAGAGCTTGCTGATTTGCAGGCGGAAACGGAGAAAGCTAAGGCCTTTGCAGGGCATTTGCTTGATTCAGCTAAGACCTTATTGGACATCAGCGAAACCCAGCTCGACTTGATGCGTCGGGTTGAGAAGCTCTATGTGTATGCTTCCATGAAAAACGACCAAGATACACGTGAAGGGCTGTATCAGGAGTTTCAAGCTAAGGCTATCGGGCTCTATTCTGCCTTCCAGCAGGTCTTTGCCTTCTATGAGCCGGAATTTTTGAAGATTACCGAAGAGCAGTTAGCTGTCTTCAAGGAAGAAGAACCAGCACTTTGCCAGTATAGTCACCAGCTTGAAAAACTATTGGCAGCCAAAGCTCATGTCCTATCTCAGGAAGTGGAAGAAGTGCTTGCTGCAACGAGTGAGATTTTTGAAGCGCCGTCTGAAACCTTCTCCATCTTAGACAATGCCAGCCTGCGCTTCCCAGAAATAGCAGATGAAGATGGCAAACTAGTACCGCTCACGCATGGGAACTACATCTCCTTTATGGAATCTAAGAACCGTGAAGTTCGTCAGGAAGCATATGAGGCAATGTATGGCACCTACCAGCAGTTCCAGCATACCTATGCCAAGACCTTGCAGTCTAATGTCAAAGTCAATAACCTAAAAGCTCGTTTGCGCAAGTACGATTCAGCTCGCCACGCAGCTCTTTCTGCCAACTTCATTCCAGAAACTGTTTACGAAACACTAGTTTCAGCAGTTAACAAGCATCTTCCGCTCTTGCACCGCTATATCAATCTGCGTAAGAAACTCTTGGGAATTGATGAACTCAAGATGTACGATATGTATACACCGCTGTCTGATACGGATTACAAGTTTAGCTACGAAGACGCTTTAGCCAAGGCTGCGGATACCCTGACCATTTTTGGTGATGAGTACACAGCGATTGTTAAGGAAGCTTTTGAAAACCGCTGGATTGATGTCCATGAAAACGAAGGCAAACGCTCGGGAGCTTATTCTGGAGGTGCCTATGACACCAACGCTTTTATGCTTCTCAACTGGCAGGACACCTTGGACAATCTCTATACCCTTATTCATGAAACAGGTCATTCCCTCCACTCTATGTTTACCCGTCAGAACCAGCCTTATGTCTATGGTCACTACTCTATTTTCTTGGCAGAGATTGCTTCTACAACCAATGAAAACCTCCTGACAGAGAAACTCTTGTCAGAAGTAGAAGATGATAAGACACGCTTTGCTATTCTCAACCACTACCTAGATGGTTTCAGAGGGACAGTCTTCCGTCAAACCCAGTTTGCAGAGTTTGAGCAAGCAATTTATACGGCCGATCAAGAAGGTCAAGTTTTGACAGCAGATTTCCTCAGTCAGCTCTATGCAGAACTCAACCAAAAATATTATGGACTTTCTGCGGAAGACAATCCTGAAATCCAGTACGAGTGGGCGCGGATTCCACATTTCTACTACAATTTCTACGTTTACCAATATTCAACTGGCTTTGCGGCAGCGTCAGCTCTTTCAGACAAGATTGTCAATGGTAGTCCAGAAGACAAGGAAAACTACCTAGATTACCTCAAGGCAGGAAGCTCTGATTATCCGCTTGAAGTTATGAAAAAAGCAGGCGTAGACATGACCAAGGAAGACTATCTCAATGATGCCTTCAAGGTCTTTGAAGCCCGCTTGACAGAGTTGGAAGCTCTTGTTGAGAAAGGTGTGCATTTGTAA